Proteins found in one Leptolyngbya sp. CCY15150 genomic segment:
- a CDS encoding heme oxygenase (biliverdin-producing) — MSSNLATKLKEGTKKSHTMAENVGFVKCFLKGVVEKNSYRKLVANLYFVYSAIEEELEKHKDHPILSKIYFPELERKASLEQDLHYYYGSNWREQVAPSPAAQAYVQRIREVSATQPELLIAQSYTRYLGDLSGGQILKGIAQRGMNLTNGEGTAFYEFADIPDEKEFKVSYRQSLDSLPITDDMADQIVDEANAAFGMNMKMFMELEGNLVKAIGQMLFNTLTRRRPRGENELATAE; from the coding sequence ATGAGCAGTAATCTAGCCACCAAGTTAAAAGAAGGAACCAAGAAGTCCCACACGATGGCAGAAAACGTGGGATTTGTGAAGTGTTTTCTGAAGGGAGTCGTTGAGAAAAATTCCTATCGAAAACTCGTGGCCAACCTGTACTTTGTGTACTCTGCCATTGAAGAAGAGCTGGAGAAGCACAAAGATCATCCTATTCTCTCCAAAATTTACTTTCCCGAACTTGAGCGGAAAGCTAGCCTAGAGCAAGATTTGCACTACTACTATGGCAGCAACTGGCGGGAGCAGGTTGCTCCATCCCCCGCTGCCCAAGCCTATGTGCAGCGCATCCGAGAGGTGTCTGCGACGCAGCCAGAACTGTTAATTGCTCAATCCTATACCCGCTACCTCGGTGATCTATCCGGTGGTCAGATCCTCAAGGGTATTGCCCAGCGCGGCATGAACTTGACCAACGGAGAAGGCACGGCGTTCTACGAATTTGCTGATATTCCTGACGAAAAAGAGTTCAAAGTCAGCTATCGCCAATCCCTAGATTCTTTGCCCATTACAGATGACATGGCCGACCAAATCGTGGATGAAGCCAACGCCGCCTTCGGCATGAACATGAAAATGTTTATGGAACTGGAAGGCAACTTAGTGAAAGCGATCGGGCAAATGCTGTTCAACACCCTCACCCGTCGTCGTCCTCGTGGCGAAAATGAGCTGGCTACGGCTGAGTAG
- a CDS encoding YggT family protein gives MISATVTSLGLGILLGGMILLFVLRIILTWYPQADLNSLPFNIVAWPTEPFLRPTRKLIPPLGGVDVSPIIWVGIASLLREILLGQQGLLTLWSHHLI, from the coding sequence ATGATTTCAGCAACCGTGACCAGTTTGGGACTGGGTATTCTCCTGGGCGGCATGATCCTCCTCTTTGTACTCCGGATCATTCTCACCTGGTATCCCCAAGCGGATCTCAACAGCCTGCCTTTTAACATTGTGGCTTGGCCCACCGAACCCTTCTTGCGCCCCACCCGCAAACTGATCCCGCCCTTGGGAGGCGTGGATGTCAGCCCGATTATTTGGGTGGGCATTGCCAGTCTGCTGCGGGAAATTTTGCTGGGGCAGCAGGGCTTGCTCACCCTTTGGTCGCATCACTTGATCTAG
- a CDS encoding Ycf66 family protein, giving the protein MNFGTPVPLLIGIVLIVGAMSLFFLDKLKPGYGRDADKVYSILLLISGLFLLAHLTMELLASFQQVIMVGVIVALFIENIQNRPPKDDRGSDRDRYPNGSDYGDPAPPEPYRPSRALEPRRTPRTKVRARLDDEYPMYSDRRPALRGWDEGDRPSPRRRPTSASRPTPRLDASRVRPDWDAEPMEQRPTRSSDRPSRPPLPPDDEPIASPGTSYRMRPQSRQDDVPRRRPPSTPSSDYVDYRPMDYPSESV; this is encoded by the coding sequence GTGAATTTTGGTACTCCCGTCCCCCTGCTGATTGGGATTGTCCTCATCGTTGGTGCGATGTCCCTCTTTTTCCTGGATAAACTGAAACCGGGCTACGGACGGGATGCGGATAAGGTGTATTCCATCCTGTTGCTGATCTCGGGCCTCTTCCTACTAGCCCACCTGACCATGGAGCTGCTGGCCTCGTTTCAGCAGGTGATTATGGTCGGGGTGATTGTTGCCCTCTTTATTGAAAACATCCAAAATCGTCCCCCCAAGGACGATCGCGGCAGCGATCGCGATCGCTACCCCAATGGCTCCGACTATGGCGACCCTGCTCCTCCCGAGCCCTACCGTCCTAGCCGCGCCCTAGAACCTCGCCGCACCCCCCGCACGAAGGTCCGCGCTCGACTCGACGACGAGTATCCTATGTATAGCGATCGCCGCCCTGCTCTGCGGGGTTGGGATGAGGGCGATCGTCCCTCTCCTCGCCGTCGTCCTACCTCCGCTAGCCGGCCCACCCCTCGTCTCGACGCGTCCCGTGTGCGCCCAGATTGGGATGCAGAACCTATGGAACAGCGTCCTACGCGCTCTAGCGATCGCCCGTCTCGTCCACCTCTACCGCCCGATGATGAGCCGATTGCATCGCCCGGCACCAGCTATCGGATGCGTCCGCAGTCGCGTCAAGATGACGTCCCTCGCCGCCGCCCGCCATCGACACCGTCCTCAGATTACGTTGATTATCGACCCATGGACTATCCTTCGGAGTCGGTCTAG
- a CDS encoding EAL domain-containing response regulator — protein sequence MKTILVIEDEQAIRSNIVRILHYGNFQVIEAGDGQAGVEAARSYLPDLIICDIMMPILDGYGVFRELSDDAETAIIPFIFLSAKADRSDMRQGMILGADDYLTKPFTSAELLQAITARLSKKASVTDPYVNEMKRTVANLSQVAYSDPLTNLPNRILLRHRLNELLRPLKQQRSSTLVAVFCINIRRFRDVNSLYGQSVGDMLLKAVGDRLTELAGSDRIVARLGGNEFCVVWADILVPEDVGVLAQTLIDKLQQPYELGDHTLNIRVNLGAALYPDHGETPDALLPRAETAEHWGQQQGSQGYQIYDPVMTQMDQDRRQLELDLQRAIAELEFELYYQPQVNLITGRLLGLEALLRWNHPTRGLLLPADFMAVAEDMGLMTPIGEWVLSTAVSQLKVWQNRSLATLKISINLSARQFKHTNLVHHITQVLQETQLDPTCLMLELTETSLMENIDDAVQTLTQLRDMGVGIAVDDFGTGYSSLSNLKRLPITLLKIDQSFVCRIIEDKQDAAITTAIIAMAQSLNLKVIAEGVETRNQLSFLKKHGCYAIQGYICSPPVPTEEVADCIERPTLLDTNV from the coding sequence ATGAAAACAATTTTAGTGATCGAAGATGAACAAGCGATTCGCTCGAATATCGTGCGAATTTTACATTATGGAAATTTTCAGGTTATTGAAGCAGGGGATGGTCAGGCTGGCGTAGAAGCAGCTAGGAGCTATCTGCCAGATTTAATTATTTGCGACATTATGATGCCGATTCTCGATGGCTATGGAGTGTTTCGAGAGCTATCGGATGATGCTGAAACTGCTATCATTCCTTTTATTTTTTTGAGTGCTAAGGCCGATCGCTCTGATATGCGCCAGGGCATGATCCTCGGTGCAGATGATTACTTAACGAAGCCGTTTACCAGCGCGGAGTTGCTGCAGGCGATCACGGCCCGTCTGTCAAAAAAGGCCAGCGTCACCGATCCCTACGTGAATGAAATGAAGCGAACGGTGGCTAACTTGAGCCAGGTGGCCTATAGCGACCCGCTGACCAATTTACCCAACCGGATTTTGCTGCGCCATCGTCTCAATGAGTTGCTGCGCCCCCTGAAACAGCAGCGTAGTTCTACTCTCGTGGCGGTGTTTTGCATTAACATTCGTCGGTTTCGCGATGTCAACAGCCTCTATGGTCAGTCGGTGGGGGATATGCTGCTGAAGGCAGTGGGCGATCGCTTAACGGAACTAGCAGGCAGCGATCGCATTGTCGCCCGTCTCGGGGGCAATGAGTTTTGTGTCGTCTGGGCAGATATTCTAGTGCCGGAAGATGTAGGTGTCTTGGCTCAGACCTTAATCGACAAGCTGCAACAGCCCTATGAGCTAGGCGATCATACCCTCAACATTCGGGTCAATCTCGGTGCCGCTCTTTATCCCGATCATGGCGAGACACCAGATGCTCTCTTGCCTCGGGCAGAAACCGCCGAGCATTGGGGACAGCAGCAGGGCAGTCAGGGCTATCAAATCTATGATCCAGTCATGACCCAGATGGATCAAGATCGCCGTCAGTTGGAGCTAGACCTGCAAAGGGCGATCGCTGAACTAGAATTTGAGCTGTATTATCAACCCCAGGTGAATTTGATCACAGGGCGGTTGCTAGGTCTAGAAGCTCTGCTGCGTTGGAATCATCCCACGCGGGGGCTATTGCTGCCCGCAGACTTTATGGCAGTGGCCGAAGATATGGGCCTGATGACCCCAATTGGCGAATGGGTGCTGTCTACGGCCGTATCTCAGTTGAAGGTCTGGCAAAATCGATCCTTGGCGACGTTAAAAATTTCCATCAACCTATCCGCCCGTCAATTTAAGCACACCAACTTAGTGCATCACATTACCCAGGTGCTGCAAGAAACCCAGCTTGATCCCACCTGCCTGATGCTGGAGTTGACCGAAACCAGCCTGATGGAAAATATTGATGATGCGGTGCAAACCCTTACCCAGTTGCGCGATATGGGTGTGGGGATTGCGGTGGATGACTTTGGCACGGGCTATTCTTCCCTGAGCAACCTGAAGCGGCTGCCGATTACGCTGCTGAAAATTGATCAGTCCTTTGTCTGCCGAATTATTGAGGATAAGCAGGACGCTGCCATTACCACTGCGATCATCGCCATGGCCCAAAGCTTAAATCTTAAGGTGATTGCCGAAGGCGTGGAAACCCGCAACCAGCTTTCATTCCTCAAAAAACACGGCTGCTACGCGATCCAAGGCTACATTTGCAGCCCGCCGGTGCCCACGGAGGAGGTGGCAGACTGCATTGAACGGCCGACCTTGCTAGATACCAACGTCTAA
- the metH gene encoding methionine synthase has translation MTPAFLDRLHHPSRPVIVFDGAMGTSLQAQDLTAADFGGPEYEGCNEYLVITAPEAVRKVHADFLAAGADVIETDTFGGTSIVLAEYDLGDRAYELNKTAAELAKSVTATFSTPDKPRFVAGSMGPGTKLPTLGHIDYDTLKDAFVEQVEGLLDGGVDLFIVETCQDVLQIKAALNAIEQVFQAKGDRRPVMVSVTMEVTGTMLVGSDISAVLAILEPYPIDILGLNCATGPDRMMEHIKYLCEQSPFVVSCIPNAGLPENVGGHAHYKLTPMELRMALTRFVEDWGVQVVGGCCGTRPDHIAQLSELATQLAPHPRDVRQAIVPRLPLHYTPAAASIYSAQPYDQDNSFLIIGERLNASGSKKCRTLLNEEDWDGLVALAKSQVKEGAHVLDVNVDYVGRDGVKDMHNLVSRLVTNATLPLMLDSTEWQKMEAGLKVAGGKCLLNSTNYEDGEERFLKVLELAKQYGAGVVIGTIDEEGMARTAERKVAIAQRAYRDVLDFGIPAHEIFYDPLALPISTGIEEDRANGKATLEAIAQIRQNLPGVHIVLGISNISFGLNPAARVALNSMFLHLAMESGLDAAIVSASKILPLAKIDPHHQTVCRQLIFDERQFEGDVCIYDPLTELTQLFEGATTKRDRSQVKALPIEEQLKQHIIDGERIGLEDALAQALNHYAPLEIINTFLLDGMKVVGDLFGSGQMQLPFVLQSAETMKAAVAYLEPFMDKEASDQNTGKGTVIIATVKGDVHDIGKNLVDIILSNNGYRVINLGIKQPVDSIIDAYETHRADCIAMSGLLVKSTAFMKENLETFNERGITVPVILGGAALTPKFVYEDCQHAYNGRVIYGKDAFADLHFMDKLMPAKGQGEWDDFKGFLNEQPDLSLDGGVKEEATVETSDDVDAPTLDEPANTQRSEAIALDIPRPTPPFWGTQVLNPADIPMEEVLWYLDLQALVAGQWQFRKPKGQSREDYDAFLAEKVYLILDHWKQKILDEHLLQPQVVYGYFPCQADGNALHLYNPEHPTRTADQPLATFQFPRQRSLRRLCIADFFAPVDSGQIDVFPMQAVTVGERATAYAKQLFDSNQYTDYLYFHGLAVQVAEALAEWTHARIRRELGIGAEDPTTIRDVLAQRYQGSRYSFGYPACPNMQDQYVLLELLDTQRIQLHMDESEQLYPEQSTTAIIAYHPQAKYFSA, from the coding sequence ATGACCCCTGCTTTTCTCGATCGTCTTCATCACCCCAGTCGTCCCGTGATTGTGTTTGACGGAGCTATGGGGACGTCTTTACAAGCGCAAGACCTGACGGCCGCTGACTTTGGTGGGCCAGAGTATGAAGGCTGCAACGAATATTTGGTCATCACGGCTCCGGAGGCCGTGCGCAAAGTCCATGCAGACTTTTTGGCAGCCGGGGCCGATGTGATTGAGACTGATACCTTTGGCGGTACGTCGATTGTCTTGGCCGAATACGACTTGGGCGATCGCGCCTATGAGCTCAACAAAACGGCGGCGGAATTGGCCAAGTCGGTGACGGCAACGTTTTCCACCCCCGATAAGCCGCGCTTTGTGGCCGGCTCCATGGGGCCGGGCACCAAACTACCGACCCTAGGGCATATTGACTACGACACTCTCAAAGATGCCTTTGTGGAACAGGTGGAGGGCTTATTGGATGGCGGGGTGGATTTGTTCATTGTGGAAACCTGTCAGGATGTGCTGCAAATTAAGGCGGCGCTGAATGCCATCGAACAGGTGTTTCAAGCTAAGGGCGATCGCCGACCCGTGATGGTATCGGTGACCATGGAAGTGACGGGCACCATGCTGGTGGGCTCAGACATCAGCGCCGTGCTGGCCATTTTAGAACCCTATCCCATCGACATTTTGGGGCTCAACTGCGCCACCGGCCCCGATCGCATGATGGAGCATATCAAATACCTCTGCGAACAGTCGCCCTTTGTGGTGTCCTGCATTCCCAACGCGGGGCTGCCGGAAAATGTCGGCGGGCACGCCCACTACAAGCTGACACCGATGGAATTGCGCATGGCCCTGACCCGCTTTGTGGAAGATTGGGGAGTGCAAGTAGTAGGGGGCTGCTGCGGCACCCGTCCCGATCACATTGCCCAGCTATCGGAACTGGCGACCCAGCTCGCGCCCCACCCCCGCGACGTGCGGCAAGCGATCGTGCCTCGGCTACCACTGCACTACACCCCCGCCGCCGCTTCCATCTACTCGGCCCAGCCCTACGACCAAGACAACTCCTTCTTGATCATTGGCGAACGCCTCAACGCCAGCGGCTCGAAAAAATGCCGCACCTTGCTGAATGAGGAAGACTGGGATGGTCTCGTGGCCTTGGCCAAATCCCAGGTCAAGGAAGGGGCCCATGTTCTAGACGTGAACGTCGATTATGTGGGTCGCGATGGCGTCAAGGACATGCATAACCTGGTGTCACGCCTGGTGACCAATGCCACGCTGCCCCTGATGCTCGACTCCACGGAATGGCAAAAGATGGAAGCGGGGCTGAAGGTGGCCGGCGGCAAATGCTTGCTCAACTCCACCAACTATGAGGATGGGGAAGAGCGCTTCCTGAAAGTGCTAGAGCTCGCCAAGCAATACGGGGCGGGCGTGGTGATTGGCACCATCGATGAAGAGGGCATGGCGCGCACGGCCGAACGCAAGGTTGCCATTGCTCAGCGGGCCTACCGCGATGTCCTAGACTTTGGCATTCCTGCCCATGAAATTTTCTACGATCCCCTAGCGCTGCCGATTTCCACCGGGATCGAAGAAGATCGGGCCAATGGTAAAGCGACTCTGGAAGCGATCGCCCAAATCCGCCAAAACCTGCCCGGCGTCCACATTGTACTTGGCATCTCCAACATTTCCTTTGGGCTTAACCCGGCTGCCCGAGTCGCGCTCAACTCCATGTTCCTGCACCTGGCCATGGAGTCAGGGCTGGACGCTGCCATTGTCAGCGCCTCCAAGATTCTGCCCTTGGCTAAAATTGATCCCCACCATCAAACCGTCTGCCGACAGTTGATCTTTGATGAACGGCAGTTTGAGGGCGATGTCTGCATCTACGATCCCCTCACAGAACTCACCCAGTTGTTTGAAGGAGCGACCACCAAACGCGATCGCTCCCAGGTGAAAGCCCTGCCCATTGAGGAACAGCTCAAACAGCACATCATTGATGGTGAACGCATTGGTCTAGAAGACGCCCTTGCCCAGGCCCTAAACCACTATGCACCCCTGGAGATCATTAATACCTTCCTCCTCGATGGCATGAAAGTAGTGGGAGACCTCTTCGGCTCCGGGCAGATGCAGCTTCCCTTTGTGTTGCAATCGGCTGAAACCATGAAGGCGGCCGTGGCCTACCTAGAGCCGTTTATGGACAAAGAAGCCTCTGACCAAAATACCGGCAAGGGCACCGTGATCATTGCCACCGTCAAGGGCGACGTTCACGACATTGGCAAAAACCTTGTGGATATCATCCTGTCCAACAACGGCTATCGGGTGATTAACCTCGGCATCAAACAGCCAGTGGACAGCATTATCGACGCCTACGAAACCCACCGCGCCGACTGCATCGCCATGAGCGGCCTGCTGGTGAAATCGACGGCGTTTATGAAGGAGAACCTAGAAACCTTCAATGAACGCGGCATCACGGTGCCGGTGATTCTGGGCGGTGCAGCTCTGACGCCGAAGTTCGTCTATGAAGATTGCCAACATGCCTATAACGGTCGGGTGATCTATGGCAAGGATGCCTTTGCCGATCTGCATTTCATGGATAAGCTCATGCCGGCCAAGGGGCAGGGGGAGTGGGATGATTTCAAAGGATTCTTGAATGAGCAGCCTGATCTGTCGTTGGATGGTGGTGTGAAGGAAGAGGCGACGGTTGAGACAAGCGACGACGTTGACGCTCCAACCCTAGACGAACCCGCTAACACCCAACGATCAGAGGCGATCGCCCTGGATATTCCCCGTCCCACCCCGCCTTTCTGGGGCACCCAGGTGCTGAACCCTGCCGATATTCCCATGGAGGAAGTGCTGTGGTATCTCGACCTGCAGGCCTTGGTGGCCGGGCAGTGGCAGTTCCGCAAACCCAAGGGCCAGTCTCGGGAAGACTACGACGCCTTCCTCGCCGAGAAGGTCTATCTGATCCTCGATCACTGGAAACAAAAGATCCTGGATGAGCACCTACTGCAACCCCAAGTGGTCTACGGCTATTTCCCCTGCCAGGCCGACGGCAATGCCCTGCATCTCTACAATCCCGAGCATCCCACCAGGACAGCCGACCAGCCCCTGGCCACCTTCCAGTTTCCTCGGCAGCGATCGCTGCGGCGGTTGTGCATTGCCGACTTCTTTGCGCCGGTAGACTCCGGGCAGATTGACGTGTTTCCCATGCAGGCGGTGACGGTGGGGGAACGGGCAACAGCCTATGCCAAGCAGTTGTTTGACAGCAACCAATATACCGACTACCTCTACTTCCATGGGCTAGCGGTGCAGGTCGCGGAAGCCTTAGCCGAATGGACCCATGCCCGCATTCGTCGGGAGTTGGGTATTGGCGCAGAGGATCCTACGACGATTCGCGATGTCCTGGCCCAGCGCTATCAAGGATCGCGCTACAGCTTCGGCTATCCTGCCTGCCCCAATATGCAGGATCAGTATGTGCTGCTGGAACTGTTGGACACGCAGCGCATTCAGTTACATATGGACGAGAGTGAACAGCTCTATCCAGAGCAGTCCACCACAGCGATTATTGCCTACCATCCTCAAGCCAAATACTTTAGCGCTTAA
- the bchM gene encoding magnesium protoporphyrin IX methyltransferase, whose protein sequence is MSLATNPKNDDKTIVREYFNETGFDRWRRIYGNGQVNTVQLDIRTGHQKTIDTVLTWLDADQNLSGLSICDAGCGVGSLSIPLAQRGARVYASDISDKMVGEAQTRAIATLKQRDNPSFMAQDLEALSGKYHTVICLDVLIHYPDDKSADMIAHLSSLAESRLILSFAPKTTAYSLLKKVGDFFPGPSKATRAYLHREADVVAALERNGWTVKRNAMTKTRFYFSRLLEVTRS, encoded by the coding sequence ATGAGCCTAGCTACCAATCCGAAGAACGACGACAAAACCATTGTTCGGGAATACTTTAACGAAACCGGATTTGATCGCTGGCGACGCATCTATGGCAACGGCCAGGTCAATACCGTTCAGCTCGATATTCGCACGGGTCATCAAAAAACCATCGATACGGTGCTCACCTGGCTCGATGCTGACCAAAATCTGTCCGGCCTATCCATCTGTGATGCGGGCTGTGGAGTTGGCAGCCTCAGCATTCCCCTCGCCCAACGCGGTGCGCGGGTCTATGCCAGCGATATCTCCGACAAGATGGTCGGGGAGGCTCAGACAAGGGCGATCGCTACTCTCAAGCAGCGCGATAATCCCAGCTTTATGGCCCAAGACCTAGAAGCCCTATCGGGTAAATACCATACGGTTATTTGCCTGGATGTCTTGATCCATTACCCCGATGACAAGTCAGCGGATATGATTGCCCATCTCAGCAGCCTGGCAGAATCTCGCCTCATCCTCAGCTTTGCGCCTAAGACAACGGCCTACAGTTTACTAAAGAAAGTGGGCGACTTTTTCCCCGGCCCCAGCAAAGCCACCCGCGCCTACCTGCACCGTGAGGCCGATGTGGTGGCAGCCCTTGAGCGCAATGGCTGGACGGTGAAGCGCAATGCGATGACCAAGACCCGGTTTTACTTCTCGCGACTGCTGGAAGTGACCCGCAGCTAA
- a CDS encoding DUF4168 domain-containing protein, with translation MMRDFHRLIIQFRHVSLALAVASIAVLSDAIPSVHIESSSIQWGHAAQAQTLSDRELRNYASAVLVIEPLRQTAFNEIRSLSGNNAASSIACHRPESITRLNSNVRTIARNYCDRAIRIVEQNDLTIERFNAITQMLGQTDRSADLHQRLQDELIRLQRD, from the coding sequence ATGATGCGAGACTTCCACCGGTTAATCATCCAGTTTCGTCATGTCAGCCTCGCTCTTGCAGTGGCATCCATCGCTGTTTTGAGTGATGCGATTCCCTCTGTTCATATCGAGTCCTCATCCATCCAGTGGGGACATGCCGCCCAAGCCCAAACTCTTTCCGACCGAGAACTCCGTAACTATGCCAGCGCTGTTCTAGTGATTGAGCCTTTACGGCAAACGGCCTTTAATGAAATTCGCTCTCTATCGGGCAATAATGCCGCTTCATCGATTGCCTGCCACCGTCCAGAGAGCATCACCCGACTCAATTCCAACGTTCGCACCATCGCCCGCAACTATTGCGATCGCGCCATCCGGATTGTGGAGCAAAATGACCTAACCATTGAGCGGTTCAATGCCATTACTCAAATGCTAGGGCAAACCGATCGCAGCGCCGATCTGCATCAACGGCTGCAGGACGAACTCATCCGCCTCCAGCGAGACTAA
- a CDS encoding response regulator, translating into MARQKIVIVDDSRIIRMQVRDMLPQGNFEVFEAKDGAEGIDVIQQEQPSLVVIDFFMPNMNGWEVVQRMQKDAVLCRIPVVMMSGRKEDVVAAVPELFDYFEFLSKPFDAPVLMKAIKAAMIKAKDRRQVKPMVAAAAVDSNGQTSRLAPAVETQPSRDEAHHLLETLRADIKTLKTHNAHLQSEVNTLKKQVTQLVSFVRKKLQ; encoded by the coding sequence ATGGCCAGGCAAAAAATTGTAATTGTTGACGATAGTCGCATCATCCGGATGCAAGTGCGAGACATGCTGCCTCAGGGCAACTTTGAAGTGTTTGAAGCCAAGGATGGAGCCGAAGGAATCGATGTGATTCAGCAGGAGCAGCCTAGCTTAGTGGTCATCGACTTCTTTATGCCCAATATGAACGGCTGGGAGGTAGTGCAGCGGATGCAGAAAGATGCCGTCCTGTGTCGTATTCCTGTGGTCATGATGTCAGGGCGAAAGGAGGATGTGGTCGCCGCCGTGCCAGAATTGTTTGACTATTTCGAGTTTTTGAGTAAGCCCTTTGATGCGCCTGTGCTCATGAAAGCCATCAAGGCCGCCATGATCAAAGCCAAAGACCGTCGCCAGGTAAAACCCATGGTGGCTGCTGCCGCAGTAGACAGCAATGGACAGACGTCTCGCCTTGCCCCTGCCGTTGAGACTCAGCCTAGCCGGGACGAGGCCCATCACCTGCTGGAAACCCTCCGGGCAGACATTAAAACGCTGAAAACCCATAATGCTCACTTACAAAGCGAGGTCAATACCCTCAAGAAACAGGTGACCCAGCTCGTATCGTTTGTTCGTAAAAAGTTACAGTAA
- a CDS encoding photosystem II reaction center X protein, with product MTPSLANFLYSLLAGAIIIVIPATIALVIISQRDKVQRS from the coding sequence ATGACCCCATCTTTAGCCAACTTTTTGTACAGCTTGCTAGCGGGTGCCATCATCATCGTGATCCCTGCTACCATCGCTCTGGTGATCATCAGCCAGCGGGACAAAGTCCAACGCTCTTGA
- the accC gene encoding acetyl-CoA carboxylase biotin carboxylase subunit, producing the protein MRFSKILIANRGEIALRILRTCEEMGIATVAVHSTIDRHALHVQLADEAVCIGDAPSSKSYLNIPNIIAAALTRNAAAIHPGYGFLAENARFAEICADHQIAFIGPSPDSMMAMGDKSTARETMKRIGVPTVPGSDGLVADEKSAEAIAQEMGYPLMVKATAGGGGRGMRLVRSQDELIKSFLAAQGEAEAAFGNPGVYLEKFIERPRHIEFQILADSYGNVVHLGERDCSIQRRHQKLLEESPSPALTPALREKMGNAAVKVAKSIGYVGAGTVEFLLDQSGKFYFMEMNTRIQVEHPVTEMVTGLDLIAEQIRIAQGERLGYNQKQVQLHGHTIECRINAEDPEHNFRPSPGRISGYLPPGGPGVRMDSHVYTDYEIPPYYDSLIGKLIVWAPDRPSAIQRMRRALRECAITGLPTTISFHQKIMESPQFIQGEVYTNFVEQFMLTL; encoded by the coding sequence ATGCGGTTTTCCAAGATATTAATTGCCAACCGGGGAGAAATTGCCCTTCGCATTCTCCGCACCTGTGAAGAAATGGGCATCGCCACCGTTGCCGTCCATTCCACCATCGATCGCCATGCGCTGCACGTGCAGTTGGCGGATGAGGCGGTCTGTATTGGCGATGCACCTAGCAGTAAAAGCTATCTCAATATTCCCAACATCATTGCGGCAGCGCTGACACGCAATGCGGCAGCCATCCATCCTGGCTATGGCTTCTTGGCTGAAAATGCCCGGTTTGCCGAAATTTGTGCCGATCACCAAATTGCCTTCATTGGCCCCAGCCCTGATTCCATGATGGCCATGGGTGACAAATCTACAGCTCGGGAAACCATGAAGCGCATTGGTGTGCCGACGGTACCAGGCAGTGATGGGCTGGTGGCGGATGAGAAAAGCGCCGAAGCGATCGCTCAAGAGATGGGCTATCCGCTGATGGTGAAGGCGACGGCCGGCGGTGGCGGGCGCGGTATGCGCTTGGTGCGAAGCCAAGATGAGTTGATCAAATCCTTCCTAGCTGCCCAGGGTGAAGCAGAAGCCGCCTTTGGCAATCCGGGGGTGTACCTAGAAAAGTTTATTGAACGTCCCCGCCACATTGAGTTTCAAATCCTCGCAGACAGCTACGGCAATGTGGTGCATCTAGGGGAACGAGACTGCTCCATTCAGCGCCGCCACCAAAAGCTGCTGGAGGAATCCCCCAGTCCAGCTCTGACGCCTGCCCTCCGTGAGAAAATGGGGAACGCGGCGGTGAAGGTGGCCAAATCCATTGGCTATGTGGGCGCTGGGACGGTGGAATTTTTGCTAGATCAGTCGGGCAAGTTCTACTTTATGGAAATGAATACCCGAATCCAGGTCGAGCATCCGGTCACAGAAATGGTCACCGGTCTTGATTTGATTGCCGAACAGATCCGCATTGCCCAGGGTGAACGTCTGGGGTACAACCAAAAGCAGGTGCAGTTGCATGGGCATACCATCGAATGCCGCATCAATGCTGAAGATCCCGAGCATAACTTCCGCCCCAGTCCTGGACGGATTAGCGGCTACCTGCCACCGGGCGGCCCCGGCGTGCGCATGGACTCCCATGTGTATACCGACTACGAAATTCCGCCCTACTACGACTCTTTGATTGGCAAGCTGATTGTTTGGGCTCCCGATCGCCCCTCGGCGATTCAGCGAATGCGGCGGGCCCTGCGGGAATGCGCCATTACAGGATTGCCCACCACCATCAGCTTTCACCAAAAAATTATGGAGTCTCCCCAGTTCATTCAGGGTGAGGTCTACACCAATTTTGTTGAACAGTTTATGCTAACCCTGTAG